Genomic segment of Verrucomicrobiota bacterium:
TGGATTGGCTGATGGCCGATATTCCAAATCCGCAGATCTGCGCGTCCTTGTGTAAACTATATCCCTGGAAGTTGCGTTGCAGCGTTTTTGATTTTTGGGCTCTAGCGAGCGTATCGGTCGGCTTCGTGAAATGGTCCATGCCGATATGGGAATAGCCTGCTTCAACAAACTGATTCAGGGACGTTTTCAGCATATCCATTTTCTCATCGGCGGTGGGGATCCCTGAGTTTTCGAGAATCTTCTGGGCAGGTTTACTCCAGGGGACGTGGGCATAGCTGAAAACGGCGAATCGATCGGCATCGTATTGCAAGACTTCTTCCAAGGTCCGGGAAAAGCTTTCTACGGTCTGCATGGGCAGGCCATAAATCAGGTCCACGTTCAGATTCGTGATTCCAACATCTCTCAACCACTTGATAGCTTGTATGTTGGTTTCGGACGGTTGGATGCGGTGAATGGCAATCTGTACCTTTGGGTTTACATCCTGCACCCCGATCGAGGCCCGGTTAACACCCAGTCGACGAAATGCCTCCACCTTTTGTTTGGTTAATACCCTGGGATCTATTTCAACGCTGCATTCTGCATCTTCGGCGAAATCGAAGTTGGATATCCGCTATTTCTTTCCAGCGGTCTCAGCATATATGGTCCTTTAATGGTCAGATTTTGACCTGACTTTGCTAAAGCTGAGTCTTTATAGTGAGGAAACGAAAATTCACTCCACGGTTTTGTAGGCGAAGATTACAGGCTGCCGGAGAGCAATGGGATTTTGCATCGAGTCAATAGACGCTGCATTGCGCTGGCTCATGGTGAATAAGAGGTCGCATTACTCACGTTGTTACTCGAGCGAATCTCATAGGTTAGTGATTTCGTGTGGATTCTTTTTCAGATCGGAAACCTCGCTGGGGTTTTGAGTGGGTGGCCAATAGTATATCTTCTTTTGATCGAATCATTGTCACGCAGGACTCCGGATTTCTATGGCAGCGTATAACATTACTCGGCTTGTAAGTCCGCATGTGTTGGATTGATTTAGCAAAGCGGAACCTAAAATAGCGTCCCGTAGGGGATTGGTTCGGCAGAGCCGAATCGCTTCGCGACCAACGACAAGCGTTGTCCCATCTCCAGTCGCTTTGCTCCTTTCGTCAAACCCCCAATAGGATTTATAGGGCAACAGGAGTTCAAATCTCATCCAGACCCCCATAAATAAAAAACCACCGATTTGCATCGATGGTTTTTAAAATGGCGTCCCGTAGGGGATTCGAACCCCTGTTGCAGGGATGAAAACCCTGTGTCCTGACCGGGCTAGACGAACGGGACGTCTAACTAAGGAATTCGGAAAACTGGCGTTTTTAAGGGTTGGATCAAGCATTTTTTTGAAAAAAGTCTCCCCGGCTGCGAGTAGGCACTTTGGATACTTGACAAGGAGGACATCAGACCTAGCGTATGACTCCTTTTTTTACAATACAATGCAACCGACATTTCGACCATCCAAACTTCGTAGAGCCCGTAAATTCGGGTTTCGCAAACGTATGTCCACCAAAGGTGGCCGTAAGGTAATAACTGCGCGTCGTCGTAAAGGTAGACAACGTTTGTCAGCCTAGTCGTTAACTGCTCCCGTGCCGCATGCGATTTAGACTGACGGCCCGGCAGCGCCTGCGAAATGCCCGAGATTTTGAAACAGTACGCCGACATGGCCGGGCCTTTCAGAGTGCGCCCTTTCTCTTTACCCTTTATAGTCCTGAGTTGGAAGAAGGTAGTGTCCCTGTTTGTAGAATGGGTGTTATCGCATCAAGGCGCGTGGGTAACGCGGTGGTTCGCAACCGATGCAAACGGATCTGTCGTGAACTCTTTCGCATACACCAACACTCGCTCCCTGCCCACTGTGATTGTGTTTTCCTCGTACGAAAAAAGTTTACCAACTTTACTTTCGAAGATTTGGAGAAAAAGTTTGTTCAGGCCTATCAATATTTGACCCCTCCGAATCGACCCGCGCAATGAACCCCATCAACTTCCATTCGATCCTCCGTTTTCCACGGTATATAGTCGTCGGATTGGTTTTCATCTATCAACACGTTCTGAGCCCGATCAAGAATGCGTTGTTAGGTCCGGGAGGTTGTTGTCGATTTCATCCTACTTGTTCTGAGTACACTCTCGAGAGTGTAAAAGCTCATGGGACAATAAAAGGCTTATATTTTTCTATCATCCGACTGAGTAAGTGTCAGCCCTTTCACGGAGGTGGCTATGACCCGGTCAAACCAGTGACATCCCGTTTTCAACCATTGCCTCAACCGGAATCTCTTCTGGATCTCCGAAGTAAAACTTAAACATTTAAATGGATAAAAAGAACACACTTTTAGGAGTCTTATTTTTGCTCGCAGCCTTCGCCGTAATGGCGCTGATGAATAAAAATGCGAACAATGCACCTCAACCCGAACCGCGTTCCGTCACCGATTCCCCGGGCTCAGAGACTAGTCCATCCGCCAGGGCGAACTCACCATCACCAGAGCCAATTGCCAAACAAGCGAATGCAACCGCGGCAGCAATCGCTGAGACTATTGAGGTAACTGAAGCAGCAATTGAAGAGCTTTCCTATTTGGAAAACGATTTGATAGAAGTTATTTTTACCAACCAGGGTGGGGCGATCAAAAAGGTCGCGATGAAGGAGTATGAGGCGGTGAAAAACTCTGAAGATCCGTATCTTTTTAATCATTTTGGCTATGCCCCGATGCTTGGCGTTTCGGTGGGTGATGGTGCATTCGACAAACCATTTACCAAAACTTTTCAGGATGGCGGTGAGATTCGGTTTGAACGTCAGGAAGCCAATGGCTTGTTGATTCGAAAAAATTTCTGGATCCACCGGAACGAAAGTGAAGGAGAACCTTACTCTATACGTCACAACATAGAGTTCGTAAATACGGGGGCCGAAAATCTACTTCTTAAAGATTATAGTCTCCATTTGGGAACGATCGAGCCAGCATTGATGGGGGGGGGAGCCTTATTGGGAGGCTATTTGAATGCGGGCTACTACGAAGACGGTGATGAAGAGTTTATCACCTCGAGTAAATTTATTGCTTCCAACGGGTTTCTTGGAATTGGTGCGAATAAAAATCCACCACCCTACATCACAGAATCCAGTCGATTTAGTTGGGCTAGTCTCAAAAACCAGTTTTTTGTTTCCATCCTGACTCCAGACTTACCTGGCAAGGGAATCACCGTTCGGCCTCAGCCTTTAGATCGCGTGAACGATAAGGGCGATCCGATGGTAGCTCTCAGCAGCAATGCTCAGTTCGAATTATCCGGTCTCGGTGCCAGCGAAAAGGTGATTGCGAATATGGATTTTTATGTGGGCCCCAAGGAGATCTTTCGTCTGCAAGCCATGGATCGTAATCAGGAAGCGGTTATGGAATTCGGTTGGTTTGGCGCAGTTAGCAAGGTCCTTTTGCTGGGGATGAAGCAAATTCACGCTGTTATCCCCAACTGGGGAATCGCGATTATCATTATTACCATCATCCTTAAGTTGGTCTTCTGGCCTCTGACTCAGATCTCTGCTCGTTCGGCTAAAAAGATGCAGAAGATCCAGGGCCCGATGAAGGAGCTCACCGAGAAGTATAAGGAAGATCCGAAGCGGAAAAACGAGGAGATGATGAAGCTCTACCGCAAGCATAAGGTAAACCCGGTTGGAGGATGCTTACCGATGATCGTTCAGATCCCTATTTTCATCGGCTTTTTCTACATGCTGCGAACCTCTTCGGAGCTGCGTTTTGCAGAATTCTTGTGGATCTCCGATTTGTCTCAGCCAGAGAAGATTTTCTCTTGGGGGGTTAACCTTCCTATTTTGGGTCAATATTTCAATCTGCTTCCCTTTACGATGGGGCTAACCATGTTTTATCAGATGCGGATGACTCCGACTGCTGCCTCAGCGGAGCAACAGGCGATTTTCAAATTCATGCCGATCATGATGGTGGTGATGTTGTACAATTTTGGCTCCGGATTATGTCTTTACTGGACGATTCAGAATTTGATGACCATATTGCAGCAAACGATTACGAACAAACGCAAAGACAAGGAAGAAATTGCGGCCGAACTGGACTCAAATGACCCCAACAAGAAACTGGAAAATCCACTCATCCGCAAGAAACCCAAACGTAAACTGAAGAACCAGTAATATTTCTCATGTCAGGACATAGTAAATGGGCAACCACCAAACGTCATAAAGCAGCCATCGATGCGAAGCGGGGGAAGATTTTTAGTGTTTTAAGTAAAGAGCTGATAATGGCCGCGCGTGCTGGCGGAGGGGACGCGGATATGAATCCGCGGCTTCGCACAGTCCTTCAAAAAGCAAAGGCCGCCAATATGCCCAATGACAATGTGCAACGCGCTATTCAAAAGGGCACAGGCGAATTACCGGGAGTTACCATTGAGGAGGTCCTCTATGAAGGTTATGGACCTGGTGGTGTTGCTTTGATGATTGAAGTCGCGACTGACAATACCAACCGGAGCGTGGGTGAAGTGCGGAGTACACTCACAAAAAATGGGGGGAACCTTGGTGGAAGTGGAGCTGTTGCCTATAATTTTTCCAGGATGGGGCAGTTTGTAATTGCTGCCGAAAAGACAGATGAAGAGACACTTATGGAATGTGCTCTTGAGGCTGGTGCGGAAGATATTCTGAGTGAAGCCGATCATTTTGAAGTTCGGTGCCCGATTACCGAATATGAGAAAGTGAGCCGCGCACTGGAAGAAGCGGGGATTGAACCGGATTCATCGGAATTAGCCTATATCCCCGAAAGTCTTGTTCCTGTGACAGAAGTTGAGGATGCGAAACGTATTTTACGTGTTATCGACCTATTGGAGGAGCTCGAAGATGTGCAGAATGTCTATGCCAACTTTGACATGGCGGACTCCATATTAGAAGCCGCCGAGGAGTAAGTGATTTGGTCTTTCAAAATCTTAAAGGATTACATACATTAAAAAACTGTGGCTAATTTTCTTCACAATTTAGGATTGTTTATCCTCCGGCTAGTGACCGGTAGTTTGGTAAGTTTTTTTGCTGCCCGCGAAATGGCCGGCCGCTCGGATATTATTCTGGAGACCTTGAAGTTTTTCGCCATTAGTGTGCCCGATATCGTAAAAGTTTTTGCCGGTTGCATGATACTCTTTTTTGGCGCGATGCTGGTGATTGGGTTTTGGACACGATTCATTGCATTGGTGCTGTTACTTTTAATGGGTATCGGCGCCTATTGTTGGTCACCTCAGGCGAGTCAGCTCAATTTTCACATCGAAGCAATCTATGGGCTCCTTTTCTTTTACTTGATGTTGGTTGGCGGGGGGCAATGGGCGGTTTCGCGCAAGCATGTTCCCAAGGGGCACTCTGTTTTGGATAGCGAGCAATCCGTATTGGCAAGTGATGGACGTCCCTCGATATTCACCGAACACGCATCCCATGGATCGTCCACGTTAGTTCCTCCAGCGTTGGCGAACGAGTCGGATGACAGTTTTTTAGAAGAGACTTATCCTTCGAAACCCGATTTTTCAGATATTGATGATGATGATGACGATGACGATGAAGAAGAAAATGGTAGTTCTAAGAAACCGTTAGTCTGATTCTTCACGAAGCTCTTTCAGAAGTTTTTGCTTATTCTCTTCATACTTTGGATCTGTAATTTGATCCAGTAAGAAAGGGACCATTTCCTTGTGACCAAGAATTAGATTCACATTGGCCTGATGAAGCCGGATAATTTGTTTATCGCCTTCGGAATAAGTGGAATTTTCGATATCATTCCACTCCTTTAACGCTTCTTCCATATCGGCATCAGGCAGGTCGTAAAACGCTTCTGCGTAGCGGTATCGGTAAGCTAGATTGTCTGACCCGAGTTCGGCTGCGTTTTTAAATGCATCGAACATCTGCTTGTTGAGATGAGTTTCTGTTAAAATTCCGTCCTTAACAAATTGTTTCCGAAAATAGAATAACAGGTTTCCGAGTTGATAATGGTAAAGTGGTTCTTTTGGAGCTAGTTTGATTGCCCCGAGATAGTAGGGTAAGCCTAAGGCATAACTCGCTTCTTCGGTCATGAAGTTTCCCAATTGGTTCTTTACCTGGGGATTTGTCGGGTCCAAGGAATCGGCCTTTAGTAGTAATTTTAGTGAGTTTTCTCTTTGATCGATCTGGGCAAGGAAAAGGCCATATGTAACCAGGACAGCGATGTTGTCTTCATTTTTTGAAAACAGAGACTGATATTCGTCACGGATGGCGTATAGTCGTGATTCCATTGTACTTTTGTCTATGGGGTTTTGCTCCTTCGCGTAAGCCTCAAATAGACGGTTTTGCCTAACTTGCAGATTCTCCAAGATGATCTGTGCCTGTGTCT
This window contains:
- the hemN gene encoding oxygen-independent coproporphyrinogen III oxidase, with the protein product MSNFDFAEDAECSVEIDPRVLTKQKVEAFRRLGVNRASIGVQDVNPKVQIAIHRIQPSETNIQAIKWLRDVGITNLNVDLIYGLPMQTVESFSRTLEEVLQYDADRFAVFSYAHVPWSKPAQKILENSGIPTADEKMDMLKTSLNQFVEAGYSHIGMDHFTKPTDTLARAQKSKTLQRNFQGYSLHKDAQICGFGISAISQSRKRYRQNFKDLETYYEFLDAGKCPVERGYLMSKEDRTRRTVIMRLMCDMGLDFEQLSQELGFDFKKHFHKELQKLQPLEKDGLVSLTETTLKVSTLGRLLIRNIATVFDAYFDKTGGGFSKAV
- the rpmH gene encoding 50S ribosomal protein L34, with the protein product MQPTFRPSKLRRARKFGFRKRMSTKGGRKVITARRRKGRQRLSA
- the yidD gene encoding membrane protein insertion efficiency factor YidD, whose product is MNPINFHSILRFPRYIVVGLVFIYQHVLSPIKNALLGPGGCCRFHPTCSEYTLESVKAHGTIKGLYFSIIRLSKCQPFHGGGYDPVKPVTSRFQPLPQPESLLDLRSKT
- the yidC gene encoding membrane protein insertase YidC — protein: MDKKNTLLGVLFLLAAFAVMALMNKNANNAPQPEPRSVTDSPGSETSPSARANSPSPEPIAKQANATAAAIAETIEVTEAAIEELSYLENDLIEVIFTNQGGAIKKVAMKEYEAVKNSEDPYLFNHFGYAPMLGVSVGDGAFDKPFTKTFQDGGEIRFERQEANGLLIRKNFWIHRNESEGEPYSIRHNIEFVNTGAENLLLKDYSLHLGTIEPALMGGGALLGGYLNAGYYEDGDEEFITSSKFIASNGFLGIGANKNPPPYITESSRFSWASLKNQFFVSILTPDLPGKGITVRPQPLDRVNDKGDPMVALSSNAQFELSGLGASEKVIANMDFYVGPKEIFRLQAMDRNQEAVMEFGWFGAVSKVLLLGMKQIHAVIPNWGIAIIIITIILKLVFWPLTQISARSAKKMQKIQGPMKELTEKYKEDPKRKNEEMMKLYRKHKVNPVGGCLPMIVQIPIFIGFFYMLRTSSELRFAEFLWISDLSQPEKIFSWGVNLPILGQYFNLLPFTMGLTMFYQMRMTPTAASAEQQAIFKFMPIMMVVMLYNFGSGLCLYWTIQNLMTILQQTITNKRKDKEEIAAELDSNDPNKKLENPLIRKKPKRKLKNQ
- a CDS encoding YebC/PmpR family DNA-binding transcriptional regulator; this encodes MSGHSKWATTKRHKAAIDAKRGKIFSVLSKELIMAARAGGGDADMNPRLRTVLQKAKAANMPNDNVQRAIQKGTGELPGVTIEEVLYEGYGPGGVALMIEVATDNTNRSVGEVRSTLTKNGGNLGGSGAVAYNFSRMGQFVIAAEKTDEETLMECALEAGAEDILSEADHFEVRCPITEYEKVSRALEEAGIEPDSSELAYIPESLVPVTEVEDAKRILRVIDLLEELEDVQNVYANFDMADSILEAAEE
- a CDS encoding DoxX family protein, whose translation is MANFLHNLGLFILRLVTGSLVSFFAAREMAGRSDIILETLKFFAISVPDIVKVFAGCMILFFGAMLVIGFWTRFIALVLLLLMGIGAYCWSPQASQLNFHIEAIYGLLFFYLMLVGGGQWAVSRKHVPKGHSVLDSEQSVLASDGRPSIFTEHASHGSSTLVPPALANESDDSFLEETYPSKPDFSDIDDDDDDDDEEENGSSKKPLV